In uncultured Bacteroides sp., one genomic interval encodes:
- a CDS encoding DUF4943 family protein, whose amino-acid sequence MKRNLWPLVMGILFLVAYCLLFTGCSGEDVDFDNPNPKTFVKQIKAGTYDTKSPYGFVEVPVFAKKDIPELIKYVKDMSTIEFFPANVISSYGPYANYRLGECIMWTIESIRVGKYASLGCKIVHKDVNEHLQYAYLSDSEIKEVADLYIKWWNKVMNQPEYNLIDPFSENPLEGTNYRWN is encoded by the coding sequence ATGAAAAGAAATCTATGGCCATTGGTAATGGGCATTCTGTTTCTCGTAGCTTATTGTTTACTTTTTACAGGATGCAGCGGAGAGGATGTTGACTTTGATAATCCAAATCCAAAAACATTTGTCAAGCAGATAAAGGCAGGAACGTATGATACGAAAAGTCCTTATGGATTCGTTGAGGTTCCGGTTTTTGCAAAAAAAGATATTCCCGAACTTATTAAGTATGTGAAAGATATGTCTACTATAGAATTCTTTCCTGCAAATGTAATTTCTTCATACGGGCCTTATGCTAATTATCGCCTAGGGGAATGTATTATGTGGACTATCGAATCCATTAGAGTTGGGAAGTATGCATCTTTAGGGTGCAAGATCGTTCATAAAGATGTGAATGAACATTTGCAATATGCTTATCTTTCTGATAGTGAAATTAAAGAAGTTGCAGACTTATATATTAAATGGTGGAACAAGGTGATGAATCAGCCAGAATATAATTTAATAGATCCTTTTTCAGAGAATCCATTAGAAGGTACTAATTATCGTTGGAATTAA